In the genome of Thermodesulfobacteriota bacterium, the window ATTAACATTTTGGTGCAAATAACGCAGGGGAGATTCGTACAAAAGATGGTGGAGTCAGCGATGGATATGCCGTGATATGCGGCCTGGATAATCACATTCTGTTCGGCATGCAATCCGCGACAGAGTTCGTGCCGTTCACCGGAGGGAATGCCTTCTTTTTCGCGCAGACAACCTATATCAAGGCAATGTTTAAGGCCGGAAGGGGCTCCGTTGTAACCCGTGGCCAGGATGCGTTTGTCTTTAACCAGGACTGCCCCTACCTTGCGCCGCAGGCAGGTGGATCGTTCGGCCACAAGATAGGTAATGTTCATAAAGTATTCTTCCCATGACGGCCTGCTCATCTTCAGCCCTTTTTCTGCCCGCCGTATGAGGACCACAGGCCCGGATATAATGGAAACCGCTCACAAAGGCTGCGCACTTCCTGCCGTACCTCCCGGCGCACCTTCTCACTGTCCAGATTACCCAGGACAAGCGTCATGAGACG includes:
- a CDS encoding cytidine/deoxycytidylate deaminase family protein; protein product: MSRPSWEEYFMNITYLVAERSTCLRRKVGAVLVKDKRILATGYNGAPSGLKHCLDIGCLREKEGIPSGERHELCRGLHAEQNVIIQAAYHGISIADSTIFCTNLPCVICTKMLINAGVKCIFYREGYADALSRDMLAEAGINLIQI